One genomic region from Chthoniobacterales bacterium encodes:
- a CDS encoding glucose 1-dehydrogenase — protein sequence MKNGKLDGKVAIVTGASKGIGAAIARQLAAEGAAVVVNYASSKAGADHLVDEITKQGGKAVAIQADVGKKKEVERLFAETRKTLGQLDILVNNAGVYEFGPLESATEEEFHRQFNTNVLGLILTTQEAQKHFGPEGGSVINVSSLASSATPPTSVIYSATKAAVDAVTNVLAKELGPRKIRVNAINPGPTETEGFQAKGFSGSDFEKQSVAQTPLGRLGQPDDVAPAAVFLASADSAWITGETIRVAGGLR from the coding sequence ATGAAGAACGGAAAGCTAGACGGAAAGGTTGCAATCGTAACAGGTGCTTCGAAAGGAATTGGCGCCGCCATCGCGAGGCAGCTCGCGGCCGAGGGTGCGGCAGTAGTCGTTAACTACGCCTCGTCCAAGGCAGGGGCGGACCACCTGGTTGACGAAATCACCAAACAAGGTGGGAAAGCCGTCGCGATTCAGGCGGATGTGGGAAAGAAGAAAGAGGTCGAACGGCTTTTCGCCGAGACCAGGAAAACGCTCGGTCAGCTCGACATCCTGGTTAACAATGCCGGAGTGTATGAGTTCGGACCGCTCGAATCGGCCACCGAGGAGGAGTTTCATCGGCAGTTTAATACCAATGTTCTAGGTTTGATTTTGACTACCCAGGAAGCGCAAAAGCACTTCGGCCCAGAGGGCGGGAGCGTAATCAATGTCAGTTCCCTGGCCAGCAGCGCGACGCCGCCAACCTCAGTTATTTATAGCGCCACCAAGGCTGCCGTGGACGCAGTCACCAACGTGCTCGCGAAGGAACTTGGACCAAGGAAAATCCGAGTGAATGCGATCAATCCGGGCCCCACTGAGACCGAGGGTTTTCAGGCGAAGGGATTTTCCGGAAGCGACTTTGAAAAGCAGTCGGTCGCGCAAACGCCGCTGGGCCGGCTCGGACAGCCAGACGATGTGGCGCCGGCCGCCGTCTTCCTCGCCTCGGCCGACAGCGCGTGGATCACCGGCGAAACGATTCGCGTTGCCGGAGGACTTCGTTAG
- a CDS encoding nuclear transport factor 2 family protein, producing MDRGDSDGTFYTKTDILELMADGRNLKTNSEKLSELEVRVYGDTAVATYKDTYDIVIKGKHRAHDIIATDTFVKVGGKWKQIASHGSETE from the coding sequence TTGGACCGAGGCGACAGTGACGGAACCTTTTACACCAAGACCGATATCCTGGAACTCATGGCCGACGGCAGGAACCTCAAGACAAATAGTGAGAAACTGTCTGAGCTCGAAGTGCGTGTTTACGGCGATACCGCAGTGGCGACCTACAAGGACACCTACGACATTGTGATCAAGGGTAAACATCGCGCGCACGACATCATCGCTACGGACACTTTCGTCAAGGTGGGCGGCAAATGGAAGCAGATCGCCAGTCACGGGTCGGAGACGGAGTAG
- a CDS encoding DMT family protein has translation MKAIILLTVSNIFMNLAWYGHLKFRNRALWLVILASWGLALFEYIFQVPANRIGSEQWSVPQLKILQECITLVVFMLMAFVLFDSPLKWNYCVSYGLVVGGGVLRVQVLINSPLSRDSALPPKRERAQLHK, from the coding sequence GTGAAAGCCATTATCCTGCTCACCGTCTCTAATATCTTCATGAACCTTGCCTGGTATGGACATCTGAAGTTTAGAAACCGGGCGCTTTGGTTGGTGATCCTGGCAAGTTGGGGATTGGCCTTGTTCGAATATATTTTTCAGGTGCCGGCAAATCGCATCGGATCGGAGCAATGGAGCGTGCCGCAACTGAAAATCCTCCAGGAATGCATCACGCTGGTTGTATTCATGCTAATGGCGTTTGTGCTCTTCGACTCTCCGCTGAAATGGAACTATTGCGTTTCCTACGGATTGGTTGTTGGGGGCGGTGTTCTTCGCGTTCAAGTTCTGATCAACTCCCCCCTGTCTCGCGATTCTGCGCTACCTCCAAAGAGGGAACGAGCGCAGCTCCATAAGTAG